One genomic segment of Deltaproteobacteria bacterium includes these proteins:
- a CDS encoding MoaD/ThiS family protein: MRVAIPSPLRSYTAQKSEVEASGASLAELLADLDRQYPGIRFRMIDEQDRLRPHMRLFVNKVETRALATALTSGDEVHIFQALSGG; this comes from the coding sequence GTGAGAGTCGCGATCCCGTCGCCGCTGCGCAGCTACACCGCGCAGAAGAGCGAAGTCGAAGCCAGCGGCGCGAGCCTCGCCGAGCTGCTCGCGGACCTCGATCGCCAGTACCCCGGCATCCGCTTCCGCATGATCGACGAGCAGGACCGACTCAGACCGCACATGCGGCTGTTCGTGAACAAGGTGGAGACGCGCGCGCTGGCGACGGCCCTAACAAGCGGGGACGAGGTGCACATCTTTCAGGCGCTGTCGGGGGGATGA
- a CDS encoding SDR family NAD(P)-dependent oxidoreductase: MQLAGRVAAITGGTRGIGRGIAEAFLREGARVVVNGRSPEKGAATLAEIGAGERAHFVAGDVRVQRDVERVVDETIARFGRIDVLVNNAGGSSGYAPVADLSDEAWLDAQNWILNSAFWATRRALRDMIPRRWGRVINISSVEGKQANKPAVSHYITNKHALNGFTKAVAFEYGPIGITCNAILPGAVETDLMKEAGPAAAKVAGITYEKFLDNYAQDAAIKRLNTVEEMAAVALLLTSEAGGGITGALLDVHGGSIL, translated from the coding sequence GTGCAGCTCGCAGGACGCGTCGCGGCCATCACCGGCGGAACGCGCGGCATCGGCCGCGGCATCGCAGAAGCTTTCTTGCGCGAGGGCGCGCGCGTCGTCGTGAACGGGCGCTCGCCCGAGAAGGGCGCGGCGACGCTCGCCGAGATCGGCGCGGGCGAGCGCGCGCACTTCGTCGCGGGCGACGTGCGCGTGCAGCGCGACGTCGAGCGCGTCGTCGACGAAACGATCGCGCGCTTCGGGCGCATCGACGTTCTCGTGAACAACGCGGGCGGCTCTTCCGGCTACGCGCCGGTCGCGGACCTCAGTGACGAAGCGTGGCTCGACGCGCAGAACTGGATCCTCAACTCCGCGTTCTGGGCCACGCGGCGCGCGCTGCGCGACATGATCCCGCGGCGTTGGGGGCGCGTGATCAACATCTCTTCCGTCGAGGGCAAGCAGGCGAACAAGCCCGCGGTCTCGCACTACATCACGAACAAGCACGCGCTGAACGGCTTCACCAAGGCGGTCGCGTTCGAGTACGGGCCGATCGGCATCACCTGCAACGCGATCCTTCCCGGCGCGGTCGAGACGGACTTGATGAAGGAAGCGGGCCCAGCGGCTGCGAAGGTCGCAGGCATCACGTACGAGAAGTTCCTCGACAACTACGCGCAGGACGCCGCGATCAAGCGCCTCAACACGGTGGAAGAGATGGCCGCCGTCGCGCTGCTGCTCACGTCCGAGGCGGGCGGCGGCATCACCGGCGCGCTGCTCGACGTGCACGGCGGGAGCATTCTCTAG
- a CDS encoding DUF1801 domain-containing protein, translating into MAVPSIDAARVRAYFAALPPLARRRAKSLRSLVRAAAPDAIEVFSYGIPGLRWSDRALLWYAGWAEHAALYPITHGVRRALGPALAKHALSKGTVRFAHDRPLPSALVRRIVHARIAEIRSARSARRVRKSKTRGGSR; encoded by the coding sequence GTGGCCGTACCCAGCATCGACGCCGCGCGCGTGCGCGCTTACTTCGCGGCGCTGCCACCGCTCGCGCGCCGCCGCGCGAAGTCGCTGCGCAGTCTCGTGCGCGCTGCGGCGCCGGACGCGATCGAGGTGTTCAGCTATGGCATTCCGGGCTTGCGCTGGAGCGACCGCGCGCTGCTCTGGTACGCCGGCTGGGCGGAGCACGCGGCGCTCTACCCGATCACGCACGGCGTGCGGCGCGCGCTCGGCCCCGCGCTCGCGAAGCACGCGCTCTCGAAGGGCACGGTTCGCTTCGCGCACGATCGCCCGCTGCCGAGCGCGCTGGTACGCAGGATCGTGCACGCGCGCATCGCTGAAATCCGCAGCGCACGGAGCGCGCGGCGCGTGAGAAAATCCAAAACTCGAGGAGGCTCCCGATGA
- a CDS encoding glycosyl hydrolase: MTPANGPILLTIATRKGLWFYRANAARSNWQLEGPHFLGHEIHHAVLDPRDKRTLLVAAKTGHLGPTVFRSQDFGATWKEAAQPPAFRKAAEGERALAVNHVFWLSPGHATEPGTWFAGTSPEGLFRTRDGGVSWEPMPGYNDHPVYSKGVAGVGGTPDGPVLHSILVDPRDPNHMYLSVSGELGGTFESLDAGATWRPVNKGVRVDFQPDPYPEVGQDPHCVRLHPLRPDVLYQQNHVGIYRLYRPDEKWERIGDNMPRDVGDIGFPMVLHPRDPATCWVFPMDGSDVWPRVSPGGKPAVYKTSDSGKSWTRCDTGLPREQAWMTVRRQAMTGDAHDPVGLYFATTHGELWASFDEAASWQCLRRKLPQIHAVEAFEL; the protein is encoded by the coding sequence ATGACCCCCGCCAACGGCCCGATTCTCCTGACGATCGCGACGCGCAAAGGCCTGTGGTTCTACCGCGCGAACGCCGCGCGCTCGAACTGGCAGCTCGAAGGCCCGCACTTCCTCGGCCACGAGATCCATCACGCCGTGCTCGATCCGCGCGACAAGCGCACGCTGCTCGTTGCTGCGAAAACCGGGCACCTCGGGCCGACCGTGTTTCGCTCGCAGGATTTCGGCGCGACCTGGAAGGAGGCCGCGCAGCCGCCTGCGTTTCGGAAAGCAGCAGAGGGGGAGCGCGCGCTCGCGGTGAATCACGTGTTCTGGCTCTCGCCGGGGCACGCGACCGAGCCCGGCACGTGGTTCGCGGGCACATCGCCCGAGGGTCTCTTCCGCACGCGCGATGGCGGCGTCTCGTGGGAGCCGATGCCTGGCTACAACGATCACCCCGTCTACTCGAAGGGCGTCGCCGGAGTCGGCGGCACACCCGACGGGCCGGTGCTGCACTCGATCCTCGTCGACCCGCGAGACCCTAATCACATGTATCTCTCCGTTTCGGGAGAGCTCGGCGGCACGTTCGAGAGCCTCGACGCCGGCGCGACCTGGAGGCCAGTGAACAAGGGCGTGAGAGTCGACTTCCAACCGGACCCGTATCCCGAGGTCGGCCAAGACCCGCACTGCGTCCGCCTGCATCCACTCAGGCCCGACGTGCTCTACCAGCAGAACCACGTCGGCATCTACCGGCTCTATCGCCCCGACGAAAAGTGGGAGCGCATCGGCGACAACATGCCGCGCGACGTCGGCGACATCGGCTTCCCGATGGTGCTGCACCCGCGCGACCCGGCGACTTGTTGGGTCTTCCCGATGGACGGCAGCGACGTGTGGCCGCGCGTGAGCCCGGGCGGGAAGCCCGCCGTCTACAAGACGAGCGACTCGGGCAAGAGCTGGACGCGCTGCGACACCGGACTGCCGCGCGAACAGGCGTGGATGACGGTGCGCCGCCAAGCCATGACCGGCGACGCGCACGATCCGGTGGGCCTCTACTTCGCGACCACGCACGGTGAGCTGTGGGCGAGCTTCGACGAAGCCGCGAGCTGGCAGTGCCTGCGCCGCAAACTCCCGCAGATCCACGCCGTGGAGGCGTTCGAGCTGTGA
- a CDS encoding GNAT family N-acetyltransferase encodes MPSYATQPLTPATWPDFARLVEKHKGVWGGCWCMAFHAEGIRSGKNRSLKEKRVREGRAHAALVYAGDDCVGWCQFGPTEELPNIKHKRAYADGLTQLPDWRITCFFVDRERRRAGVAAAALRGALQEIARLGGGKVESYPEDISGRSIWSFLHNGSVAMFEKQGFHRDRRIGKNNWVVQKTVRKKAASTR; translated from the coding sequence ATGCCGAGCTACGCGACTCAGCCGCTGACTCCCGCGACGTGGCCCGACTTCGCGCGCCTCGTCGAGAAGCACAAAGGCGTCTGGGGCGGCTGCTGGTGCATGGCGTTTCACGCGGAGGGCATTCGCTCGGGGAAGAATCGCTCGTTGAAGGAGAAGCGCGTGCGCGAAGGCCGCGCGCATGCGGCGCTCGTCTACGCCGGCGACGACTGCGTCGGCTGGTGTCAGTTCGGGCCGACGGAGGAGCTGCCGAACATCAAGCACAAGCGCGCCTATGCGGATGGCCTCACGCAACTGCCCGACTGGCGCATCACATGCTTCTTCGTCGACCGCGAGCGTCGTCGCGCGGGTGTCGCCGCCGCGGCACTCCGCGGCGCGCTGCAAGAGATCGCTCGCCTCGGCGGCGGCAAAGTCGAGAGCTACCCCGAAGACATCAGCGGCCGCTCGATCTGGTCGTTCCTCCACAACGGCTCCGTCGCAATGTTCGAGAAGCAGGGCTTTCACCGCGATCGACGAATCGGGAAGAACAACTGGGTCGTGCAGAAGACCGTGAGAAAGAAGGCAGCGAGCACTCGGTAA
- a CDS encoding phosphotransferase — MAPHESARLPIPATPDDVDAAWLEAAMRGAGLDVALRSAHITRIAVGKGMLSSLARARIEYARGSGPASVVLKLPAANEQNRAVAITFNNYERETLFYKLAAQRSTMRTPRVFHADLDGRERFVLVLEDLGDWTQGDQVRGCTSDETLACIDSLAQLHGAFWGKVDGGDFDFVPNSANSLMSRGLSAGAEAMYGNFMQLFGTGAPPSIRALDHGRYCAALPRMQALMDSAPRTWIQGDFRLDNLFFGSQPEHAPVAVVDWGGSLRGRGIHDIAYLLTGSVPIEGRRAHERAWIARWCAELAKVGVPASDLADAFDDYRRAVLFMWCYVVVTAGSLDPNNRRGQEWIDAWVERYFAAFEDLRCAELLREFE, encoded by the coding sequence ATGGCTCCTCACGAGAGCGCGCGCCTCCCGATTCCCGCAACCCCCGACGACGTCGACGCCGCGTGGCTCGAGGCCGCCATGCGTGGCGCGGGCCTCGACGTCGCGCTGCGCAGCGCGCACATCACGCGCATCGCGGTGGGCAAGGGGATGCTCTCGAGCCTCGCGCGCGCGCGCATCGAGTACGCGCGCGGAAGCGGCCCGGCCTCGGTCGTGCTGAAGCTGCCCGCCGCGAACGAGCAGAACCGCGCCGTCGCGATCACCTTCAACAACTACGAGCGCGAGACGCTCTTCTACAAGCTGGCCGCGCAGCGCTCGACGATGCGCACGCCGCGCGTCTTCCACGCGGACCTCGACGGCCGCGAGCGCTTCGTGCTCGTGCTCGAGGACCTGGGCGACTGGACACAAGGCGATCAGGTGCGCGGCTGCACCAGCGACGAAACGCTCGCGTGCATCGACTCGTTGGCGCAGCTGCACGGCGCGTTCTGGGGCAAGGTCGACGGCGGCGACTTCGACTTCGTGCCCAACAGCGCGAACTCGCTGATGTCGCGAGGGCTCTCCGCGGGCGCCGAGGCGATGTACGGGAACTTCATGCAGCTCTTCGGGACCGGCGCGCCGCCGTCGATTCGCGCGCTCGATCATGGCCGCTACTGCGCTGCGCTTCCGCGCATGCAGGCCCTCATGGACTCAGCGCCGCGCACCTGGATCCAGGGCGACTTCCGCCTCGACAATCTCTTCTTCGGAAGCCAGCCCGAGCACGCGCCCGTGGCGGTGGTGGACTGGGGCGGCAGCCTGCGCGGGCGCGGCATTCACGACATCGCGTACTTGCTGACCGGCAGCGTGCCCATCGAGGGCCGCCGCGCGCACGAGCGCGCCTGGATCGCGCGCTGGTGCGCCGAGCTTGCGAAGGTCGGTGTGCCCGCGAGCGACCTCGCGGACGCCTTCGACGACTACCGCCGCGCCGTGCTCTTCATGTGGTGCTACGTCGTGGTGACGGCCGGCAGCCTCGACCCGAACAACCGCCGCGGCCAGGAGTGGATCGACGCGTGGGTCGAGCGTTACTTCGCCGCGTTCGAAGATCTGCGCTGCGCGGAGTTGTTACGGGAGTTCGAGTAG